The Elaeis guineensis isolate ETL-2024a chromosome 3, EG11, whole genome shotgun sequence region ACTTTTTGAAATTCTCATGAGAAAAGTCAATAACTTGATTCGTAATCATCGTGTGCCCTCGTCATGTCTCAATTTTTGTAAAATTTCTCGTCTCCCATCTCAACCATGAGAAACCATTATTTCAACTAATGTCTTTATCAATCACTTCAAGAGATGGTCACATTAGCGTCCAAGAATCATAATCTAGGCTTACATtatgaagagatgcaaaaatacCTTGGAAGTTATCTTGGACACACTTAACAAAGGCCGACAATTAAACTAACTGATTATTACACAAAGAAATGGATGGCAAGTAGTTATAGTCATCAAAAAttatagtttatatatatatatatatatatatatatatatatatatatattgttaagaTAAATTCTCACCGCTTGATCGATTAAGAATAATCCTCTTTCTCCTGCTGGCTGAATGCGCAATCGACTAAATGAACCATACTGATTTAATTTTCGACCGACGATTTAACTCGAGATTTGATCAATAAAGTGAAACTAAGTCGGATTTTCACCGACTAAATCCGGCATATTGATAATGTCAGTTGAGCACTTATTTGGATCCTTTTCTgaatatattaattctaaaaaataaaaattaaacgaCAGTTATTCATCATGAATGTTAATCCTCCACATTATGAGAATTATGAGCGTAACAACTTCATATTGATCGTCTATTATTTGATCTTTATGACAATCAAGGAGGTAACTGTCCACTAAAAATAGTAATGcccatatttcaaatttttaggaATGAAAATTATACAGTAACGACACTCTCCATCGTATATGAAGAAGTGAACAGGGagattggataaatttttttgattaataatattttttaagttttatattttaattttttaattattatttttttttgattaacttaaatatcgaaaaaaaaatttaccgaTCAATtttcaataaataaatttaattttgtagGTTTTCTACCGTCAAATAATTAGACGCAACATTTTGATTTTCAGCGGTCCGTTTCGGTGGTTCAGGGTTACGTAGATAATCACAACCAACAGTGCATCGAGATAAACACGGTGAATGGTGAGTGGGATGTGATTATCTATTTACACGTGCATTATGAGGTACATGGCGCGAGTTATTAGTCGTTTCCATCCAGGAGCATCCTATAGCCCGTTTCGTTGGCGGAGCCGGTTCAAGAAATGAGACCAAGGCCGGCAGTGCCGCCGGCACAAGTTCCCTACAGCGTTTTTTTGCGGCCACCCGCGACTccgaaaaaaaaagagtttttttaTTTGTAGAATCTTCTCTGGCCCGCAACGGAAGGTGGGGCGCACACACGCTGGCACCCATCTAACCATCCATCCACGCCCTCCTTCCAAATCCGAAGGTAATTAGAGGAATAGAAGGGCCAATTGGCCAAGAAGATTCTTCTTGTTTATTTATGAACTTATCGGACACTTCATTATGTGCCCCTCCGTTGCATTTCTTCGGACCCTTGCTATCTTCTTCCTAAGGAGGCGGTTTCTCGGCCGACCTCCGGCTTTCGAGGTCAGTAGATCATTCTTGATCACTTTCAGTATTTTTCTGCTCGGTGGAatgcaagagaaaaagaaaactaTGCGAATGTTGATTTCTTTTTTCGCCAtccgtcttttttttttttttttttggttgtttctGTTGTtgtatcaaaagaaaaaatatatatattgcttTGGTTTTTTGTCCAAAATCCAATTTTTGTTCCGGATTCGAGGTGAAAAGTTCGATCTGCGTTTCGTCAAAATCTGATTGTGTTCTTGGAATGCATGAAGATTTCTCGGTGGGTTCGTTTCCCtccgtttctttctttctttctttttcctggaAAAAATCGCTACTCGTTATAGATGCGGTCTGGAATTCGTGGATTCTGTGGCGGGGATGGTGGATAAGCTcagcttttttctttttctagatGCTACATTTGCAGAACATTTGCCCTTCTGGTTCACCTTGTTcgtttattattatatattatgttagtTTCTCCCTTAGGTTTTTTCCCCCGGATTTCAGATTCTGGGTCTGTTTAGAAAACCTGGGATTTGGACTTGGATTCGTGTTGGACGTGTCGTTTTATTGTTTGTAAGATTTCgccttcaaaaatcaaaaatttttcattttaGATGGGTTGTAGCGCTCGGGAAATGTCCTCCTTGGTCTTTGAGTGGGTCTGTTTtagcttttttgtttttttccccCTCCATTTTTTTAGATTCGCTTGATCTACCTCATCtggcttctctttttttttttttttaatgaagaaaACAAAGATCTTGAGATGTGGATGGCTcagtgttgattttttttttcttttgattgatTGATGCTGAGGTAAAAACAGGGATTTTTGTGGGTTTTTATTTCTCGAATCATTGTTTGAGATTATAATTTCTCCTTTTTAACATTTCCTGCAGGGTTTTGTGCTTCACTCTGATTCGTTACAGCGCGGAGAAGGGGCCATCTGTTTAGCAAAAGAATCACCTTTCCATCTCTCTTTGAAACTAGTCTTTAGGTTGGTACAAGAGAAGTAGAGCCATTCCCTTTGGACTTTTCCTATTCCTCTTTCCTCCCTTCATctcaggccaaaaaaaaaaaaaaaaaagcatccttTCTCCTCCTCCCAAGTTTCCAATTTTCTCATAATCCGATCATGGCGGAACCATTGCTCAATAAATCATCCTCGAGCCGTCTCCCCAGCTTCACGCAATCAGTGAAGCTCAAGTATGTCAAACTTGGTTACCACTACCTCATCACCCATGGCATGTACCTCTTCCTCACACCCCTCGTCGTCCTGGTCGCTGCCCAACTCTCCACCTTCTCTGTCCAAGACCTCCATGACCTCTGGGACCATCTCCGGTTTAATCTCATCTCCGTGATCCTCTGCTCCACGCTCCTCGTATTCCTTTCCACCCTCTACTTCCTCACCCGTCCTCGGCCTGTCTATCTCGTCAACTTGGCATGCTACAAGCCGGAGGACGCCCGGAAGTGCACCAGGCAAATTTTTATGGAGCATTCTAAGCTGACGGGCTCGTTCACAGAAGAGAACCTCGAATTCCAGCGTAAGATCCTCGAAAGGTCAGGCCTTGGTGAGAACACTTACCTCCCTGAGGCTGTCCTCAATGTTCCTCCTAATCCCTCGATGGCTGAGGCCAGGAAGGAAGCTAGGGCTGTTATGTTTGGCGCCATCGACGAACTTTTTGCCAAGACTTATGTGAAGCCCAAGGACATTGGGATCTTGATTGTGAATTGTAGCTTGTTCAATCCGACCCCATCTCTTTCTGCCATGGTTGTGAACCATTACAAGCTTCGAGGAAACATAGTGAGCTATAACTTGGGTGGGATGGGGTGCAGCGCAGGGCTGATTTCTATCGATCTTGCCAAGGATCTTCTTCAAGTTCATCCCAGTACCTATGCCTTGGTTATCAGCATGGAGAACATCACCTTGAACTGGTACTTTGGCAACAATCGTTCCATGCTTGTTTCCAACTGCTTGTTCCGAATGGGTGGAGCTGCAATCCTTCTCTCCAACAAGAGCTCCGATCGCTGCCGCTCCAAGTACCAATTGGTTCACACGGTTCGAACCCACAAGGGTGCTGATGATAAGTGCTTCAGCTGTGTCACCCAAGAAGAGGACGCCAATGGGAAAATTGGTGTTTCTCTTTCGAAAGATCTGATGGGAGTTGCTGGTGATGCCTTGAAGACCAACATCACGACATTGGGTCCTCTTGTCCTACCCATGTCTGAGCAGCTACTCTTCTTTGCTACATTGGTGGGGAGGAAGGTCCTCAAGATGAAGATTAGGCCTTACATTCCTGATTTCAAGTTGGCCTTTGAACATTTCTGCATTCATGCTGGTGGAAGGGCTGTTTTGGATGAACTGGAGAAGAACTTGCAGCTTTCGGAGTGGCACATGGAGCCTTCGAGGATGACGCTGTACAGATTTGGAAACACTTCAAGCAGTTCTCTCTGGTATGAACTGGCATACACGGAAGGGAAGGGAAGGATCAGGAAGAGGGACAGAATTTGGCAGATAGCATTCGGATCAGGATTCAAGTGTAATAGTGCAGTATGGAAGGCTTTGAAGACTATCAGTCCTGCAAAGGAAAAGAACCCCTGGATGGACGAGATCCACAACTTCCCAGTTGACGTTCCAAGGGTGTCGGCACTTTGAATCGTAGTCCTGCTGGGGATGTGAGTTGCAAGACCTTGCTGTTGGGTTGTGAAATTGGTCTTTGATCTGGTTTCAGGGATTGCAATAATTTTACATTCGGTTGTAGGGTACAATTTGCGGGCCTTTGGAGGTTGATTCTTATTATGGGTGGAGAATTTGTTAGGAAAGgtgtatttttctctctcttttttggtgTAGTCATGTAGGATATGATCATTGGTTTGAAGGCAAAATGGGCTGGATTGCTAGACGAGGAGGAGGTCAGGGATGAATGTTGTGTTATCATGTGGTTTGATTTATGCAACTTAAGCCATTGACTCTGCTTAAATTTCATCTATTTGGTCTTCAGTTTCTGTGATTGTTAAAAACTGGATGCTCTGAGCAAGCTTTCCAATTGCTTAGAAGTTATTCATCATTTTAGCCCATAGTTT contains the following coding sequences:
- the LOC105040213 gene encoding 3-ketoacyl-CoA synthase 11, which translates into the protein MAEPLLNKSSSSRLPSFTQSVKLKYVKLGYHYLITHGMYLFLTPLVVLVAAQLSTFSVQDLHDLWDHLRFNLISVILCSTLLVFLSTLYFLTRPRPVYLVNLACYKPEDARKCTRQIFMEHSKLTGSFTEENLEFQRKILERSGLGENTYLPEAVLNVPPNPSMAEARKEARAVMFGAIDELFAKTYVKPKDIGILIVNCSLFNPTPSLSAMVVNHYKLRGNIVSYNLGGMGCSAGLISIDLAKDLLQVHPSTYALVISMENITLNWYFGNNRSMLVSNCLFRMGGAAILLSNKSSDRCRSKYQLVHTVRTHKGADDKCFSCVTQEEDANGKIGVSLSKDLMGVAGDALKTNITTLGPLVLPMSEQLLFFATLVGRKVLKMKIRPYIPDFKLAFEHFCIHAGGRAVLDELEKNLQLSEWHMEPSRMTLYRFGNTSSSSLWYELAYTEGKGRIRKRDRIWQIAFGSGFKCNSAVWKALKTISPAKEKNPWMDEIHNFPVDVPRVSAL